One region of Betaproteobacteria bacterium genomic DNA includes:
- a CDS encoding redoxin domain-containing protein, which translates to MIDHPVPELALPSTGGKTVRFSELRGSPFVLYFYPKDNTPGCTTEGQNFRDLHPQFTDVGWRIFGVSRDSIKSHESFKTKMSFPFELLSDQDEKACSAFAVIKMKNMYGRQVRGIERSTFAVDAAGIVRGQWRGVKVPGHAQEVLDFVKSLSA; encoded by the coding sequence ATGATCGATCACCCCGTGCCCGAACTGGCGCTGCCGTCTACCGGCGGCAAGACCGTCCGCTTCAGCGAGTTGCGCGGCTCGCCATTCGTGCTGTACTTCTATCCCAAGGACAATACGCCCGGCTGCACCACGGAAGGCCAGAATTTCCGCGACCTCCATCCGCAGTTCACGGACGTGGGTTGGCGCATCTTCGGGGTGTCGCGCGACAGCATCAAGTCGCACGAATCGTTCAAGACCAAGATGAGCTTTCCCTTCGAGCTGCTATCCGATCAGGATGAAAAGGCTTGCAGCGCGTTCGCCGTCATCAAGATGAAGAACATGTACGGGCGCCAGGTGCGCGGAATCGAACGCAGCACCTTCGCGGTCGATGCCGCCGGCATCGTACGCGGCCAATGGCGCGGCGTGAAGGTCCCCGGCCACGCGCAGGAAGTGCTCGACTTCGTGAAGTCGCTTTCCGCGTAA
- a CDS encoding AAA family ATPase: MAQRKPARIVPRPQVSGRKLFVLDTNVLMHDPTSLFQFEEHDVYVPMAILEELDGHKKGVSEVARNARQASRFLEELVARAEHDIGNGIPLDSRGNRAASGCLFLQTEAINGELPARLASGRTDNQIIGVVKFLQTRHAGRQVILVSKDINMRIKARTLGLAAEDYYNDKVLEDTELLYTGAVELPGDFWEQHGAGMQSWQSGGRSLYRIGGPLVASLYVNQFVHLPAEPPFDAWVKESDGRSAVLETLRDHAQARNNIWGITARNREQNFALNALMSPEIDFVSLVGQAGTGKTLLALAAGLQQTLEQKTFTEIIITRVTVPLGEDIGFLPGTEEEKMNPWMGALEDNLDVLDQSDDEAGEWGKAATRDLIRSKIKVKSLNFMRGRTFLNKYLVIDEAQNLTPKQMKTLVTRAGPGTKVVCLGNIAQIDTPYLTEGSSGLTYVVDRFKGWRHASHVTLQRGERSRLADFAAEAL; encoded by the coding sequence ATGGCGCAGCGCAAGCCAGCCCGGATCGTCCCCCGGCCGCAGGTTTCCGGCCGCAAGCTGTTCGTGCTCGACACCAACGTGCTGATGCACGATCCGACCAGTCTGTTCCAGTTCGAGGAGCATGACGTCTACGTGCCGATGGCGATTCTGGAGGAGCTCGACGGGCACAAGAAGGGCGTCTCCGAAGTCGCGCGCAACGCGCGCCAGGCGAGCCGCTTCCTGGAGGAGCTGGTCGCTAGAGCCGAGCACGACATCGGCAATGGCATCCCGCTCGATTCGCGCGGCAACCGCGCCGCTAGCGGCTGCCTGTTCCTGCAGACCGAAGCCATCAACGGCGAGCTGCCGGCGCGGCTCGCTTCCGGCCGAACCGACAACCAGATCATCGGCGTCGTCAAGTTCCTGCAGACCCGCCACGCGGGCCGCCAGGTCATCCTGGTCAGCAAGGACATCAACATGCGCATCAAGGCCCGCACGCTGGGCCTTGCGGCGGAGGACTACTACAACGACAAGGTCCTGGAGGACACGGAGCTTCTCTACACCGGCGCGGTCGAGCTGCCCGGCGATTTCTGGGAGCAACACGGCGCGGGCATGCAATCCTGGCAAAGCGGCGGGCGCAGCCTCTACCGCATCGGCGGGCCGCTGGTGGCCTCGCTCTACGTCAACCAGTTCGTGCACCTTCCGGCCGAGCCGCCGTTCGACGCCTGGGTGAAGGAAAGCGACGGCCGTAGCGCCGTGCTGGAGACGCTGCGCGACCACGCGCAGGCACGCAACAACATCTGGGGCATCACGGCGCGCAACCGCGAACAGAATTTCGCGCTCAATGCGCTGATGAGCCCGGAGATCGATTTCGTCAGCCTGGTGGGCCAGGCCGGCACCGGCAAGACGCTGCTCGCACTGGCTGCGGGACTGCAGCAAACGCTGGAACAGAAGACATTCACCGAGATCATCATCACGCGCGTGACGGTTCCGCTGGGCGAGGACATCGGCTTCTTGCCCGGCACCGAGGAAGAGAAGATGAATCCCTGGATGGGCGCGCTCGAGGACAACCTGGACGTGCTCGATCAGTCCGACGACGAGGCCGGCGAATGGGGCAAGGCCGCAACGCGAGACCTCATCCGCTCCAAGATCAAGGTGAAGTCGCTCAATTTCATGCGCGGGCGCACCTTCCTCAACAAGTATCTCGTCATCGACGAGGCACAGAACCTGACGCCCAAGCAGATGAAAACGCTGGTAACGCGCGCGGGACCGGGCACGAAGGTGGTATGCCTGGGCAATATCGCACAGATCGACACGCCCTATCTCACCGAGGGCAGCTCGGGACTTACCTACGTAGTAGACCGCTTCAAGGGCTGGCGCCATGCGAGTCACGTGACGCTGCAGCGGGGAGAGCGGTCGCGACTGGCGGATTTTGCGGCGGAGGCGTTATGA
- the dnaB gene encoding replicative DNA helicase — translation MVQLVIASADASLDSLRTPPHSVEAEQAVLGGLLLDNSAWDKIGDFISEADFYRADHRLLYQYISRLIEGSRPADVITVTEALERSSKLAEAGGLSYLAALAQNTPSAVNIRRYAEIVRDRAVMRQLVGVGTEITESAFNPLGKSAEELINDAEAKVFAISEQGARGRQGFVEIRPLIAQVVERIDQLHANPSDITGIPSGYVDLDRMTSGLQGGDLVIVAGRPSMGKTALALNIAEHLGLVEGLPVAVFSMEMSGTQLVMRMIGSVAKVDQLKVRTGRIADDEWPRLTQAWGRLNEAPIFIDETPALNALELRARARRLHRQVGGPGLGLIVIDYLQLMSASSHGENRATEISEISRSLKALAKELSVPVIALSQLNRSLEQRPNKRPVMSDLRESGAIEQDADLILFIYRDEVYNPDTQDRGIAEIIVGKQRNGPIGTVKLTFQGQYTRFESYADPGRF, via the coding sequence TGGACAACAGCGCCTGGGACAAGATCGGCGACTTCATCTCCGAAGCCGATTTCTACCGCGCCGATCACCGGCTGCTCTATCAGTACATCTCGCGCCTGATCGAAGGCTCCAGGCCGGCCGACGTGATCACGGTGACCGAAGCGCTCGAGCGCTCCAGCAAGCTTGCCGAGGCCGGCGGACTTTCGTACCTGGCGGCGCTCGCGCAGAACACGCCCTCCGCGGTCAACATCCGCCGCTATGCCGAGATCGTGCGCGACCGCGCCGTCATGCGCCAGCTCGTGGGCGTCGGAACGGAGATCACGGAGTCGGCTTTCAATCCTCTGGGCAAGAGCGCCGAAGAGCTCATCAACGACGCCGAGGCGAAGGTGTTCGCGATCTCGGAGCAGGGCGCGCGCGGCCGGCAGGGGTTCGTGGAGATCCGGCCGCTGATCGCGCAGGTGGTCGAGCGCATCGATCAGCTGCATGCCAATCCGAGCGACATCACCGGCATCCCCAGCGGCTACGTCGATCTCGATCGCATGACCTCGGGCTTGCAGGGGGGTGATCTCGTGATCGTGGCCGGGCGGCCGAGCATGGGCAAGACTGCGCTGGCGCTCAATATCGCCGAGCACCTGGGTTTGGTGGAAGGACTGCCCGTTGCCGTATTCAGCATGGAAATGTCGGGCACGCAGCTCGTCATGCGCATGATCGGCTCGGTGGCGAAGGTGGACCAGTTGAAGGTGCGCACCGGGCGCATCGCCGACGACGAGTGGCCGCGGCTCACGCAGGCGTGGGGCCGGCTGAATGAAGCGCCCATCTTCATCGACGAGACGCCGGCGTTGAACGCGCTGGAGCTGCGCGCACGCGCGCGCCGACTGCACCGGCAGGTGGGCGGACCGGGTCTGGGCCTCATCGTGATCGATTATCTGCAGCTGATGAGCGCATCGTCGCACGGCGAGAATCGGGCCACCGAAATCTCGGAGATCTCGCGCTCGCTCAAGGCGCTGGCGAAGGAGCTGTCGGTGCCGGTGATCGCGCTCTCGCAGTTGAACAGGAGCCTGGAGCAGCGGCCGAACAAGCGCCCGGTGATGTCGGATCTGCGCGAGTCGGGCGCGATCGAGCAGGATGCCGATCTCATCCTGTTCATCTACCGCGACGAGGTGTACAACCCCGACACGCAAGACAGGGGTATCGCCGAGATCATCGTCGGCAAGCAGCGCAACGGCCCGATCGGGACCGTGAAGCTCACTTTCCAGGGCCAGTACACGCGCTTCGAAAGCTATGCGGACCCGGGCAGGTTTTGA